The genomic segment GAACGTTGACGGAATTCGCGAGCGCGCTCCGCAGGGTGACCGGTCCGCGGTACTTCTTGTCGTAGTTCTGCGGCGACCACTCCTCACCGTTCCCCGCGTTGAAGGAGACCGGCGTGTCGAGAATGATGTCGGTCGGGGAAAAACCGTTGTCGATGGCCGCCGTGTAGATGAAGGGTTTGAACGCCGAGCCGGGTTGGCGCGCCGCCTGGACCGCCCGGTTGAAGTTCGAATCGTTGAAGTCGCGCCCGCCCACGAGCGCCAGGATCTGTCCGCTCGAGGGTTCGAGCGATACGATCGCGCCCTGCAGATATTCGGTCTGATTGCGGTCACGAGCCGGAGCGTTGCCGGACTTGGCCGCCAGCACCGCGCGCGTCTTCTTGTACTGGTTTCGCTGCTCGAGCGCGGTCAGACGTTTCTCGAGCGCCTCCTCCGCCGCATGCTGGACGTCGATATCGATGGTGGTGTGTATGCGAAGCCCGCCCTCGTAGAGCTGGTTCGAGCCGTACCGCTCGTCCAGGTACTGCCGGACCATCTCCATGAAGTAGGGCGCCTCCTGGGCGTTGTAGCGCGTCTTCGTCACGCCGAGCGGGACCTCGCTTGCCTGCTCGTATTGCGCGCGGCTGATGAAGCGCGCCGCGAGCATCTGCGAGAGCACGAGATTCCGGCGCCTGAGCGCGCGGTCGGGATCCCGGCGCGGCGAGTAATCGCGGGGGTTCCGGGGCAGCCCCGCGAGCAGGGCGCATTCGGGGACCGTCAGCTCCTGGACGCGCTTCCCGAAAAAGACCTTGGCCGCCGCGTCGACGCCATAGGCGCCCTCGCCGAAGTAGATTTGATTGAAGTACATCTCGAGGATCTCGTCCTTGGTGTAGGTCTGCTCGATCCGGACCGCGAGCACGATCTCCTTGAGCTTTCGCGTCAGCGTCTTCTCGTGCGTGAGGAAGAGATTCCGCGCGAGCTGCTGCGTGATGGTGCTCCCCCCCTGCTCCGGGCGCCGCGCCACGATGTCGGTGACGAGGGCGCGCATGAGGCGAATGGGGTCGATGCCCCAGTGGGTGTAAAAGCGGCGGTCTTCGATCGCGAGGATCGCCTGCACGAGAGGCTTGGGAATATCCCGGAGCGGCACGATGGAGCGGTTCTCCTTGAAGAACTCGTGCACGAGCTTCTCGTTTCGGTCGTAGACCAGCGTCTTGACCGGCGGCGCGATCGTCTGAAGATTTGCCGGGGAAGGGAGGTCCTTGCGGAGCCAATTCCCGACTCCAATACCCACCCCGGCCACCCCGCAGAGCAGGATGACGACCACCGCGAATAGGAATTTCGTGACATGTCCCCAGCGTGGGCTCACGGCCGAAACCTCGTTGAAGGTGCGAACGGCCTGGATGGGCTTACGCTAGGTAACCCCCCCAGGTGGGTCAAGTGCCAAATCCCAGAGGGAGCCCCGGGGCGCCGCTCTTCCGCGGCAAGCCCAAACTTGGTAGGCTGCCGCCGCAATGCATCCGAAATCCAAGAACGCGGAAGTCGAGCGCCAGCTCGAGGTGATCCGCTCCGGAGTTGAAGAGCTGATTCCCGAGGACGAGCTCATCCGCAAGCTCGAGCGTTCGATCGCTTCGCGGAAGCCGCTCCGC from the Candidatus Eisenbacteria bacterium genome contains:
- a CDS encoding PBP1A family penicillin-binding protein, translated to MQAVRTFNEVSAVSPRWGHVTKFLFAVVVILLCGVAGVGIGVGNWLRKDLPSPANLQTIAPPVKTLVYDRNEKLVHEFFKENRSIVPLRDIPKPLVQAILAIEDRRFYTHWGIDPIRLMRALVTDIVARRPEQGGSTITQQLARNLFLTHEKTLTRKLKEIVLAVRIEQTYTKDEILEMYFNQIYFGEGAYGVDAAAKVFFGKRVQELTVPECALLAGLPRNPRDYSPRRDPDRALRRRNLVLSQMLAARFISRAQYEQASEVPLGVTKTRYNAQEAPYFMEMVRQYLDERYGSNQLYEGGLRIHTTIDIDVQHAAEEALEKRLTALEQRNQYKKTRAVLAAKSGNAPARDRNQTEYLQGAIVSLEPSSGQILALVGGRDFNDSNFNRAVQAARQPGSAFKPFIYTAAIDNGFSPTDIILDTPVSFNAGNGEEWSPQNYDKKYRGPVTLRSALANSVNVPAAKLLQKLGTSVVTSYAKRMGIKSRLLPDLSLALGTSEVNLLELTSAYGVFANQGVRVTPTYILRVEDKNGKILEQSRSVAEEVLSPETALTMTSMMESVVENGTAASARALGFTAPAAGKTGTTDDYTDAWFVGYVPGVVSGVWVGFDRKQKIGPGMTGAAAALPIWVDVMLAATKGRPAQDFPVPSGVVSRLICVETGLLANPGCPSTEIELFREGSEPTGYCNVHTGTAKPPQEVPDFHETDTEAPPDERLRL